DNA from bacterium:
TGAGGGGTCCGCCGGCCCCCCCGGCGGCCGACCTTGGTTCGTTGCGCTACTGCTCGCGCGGGATGTTTCGGACGCCGGGCGTCGGGACTCGGTTGGTCTTGGCGCCGCGATTTGAGGTCGGCCGCCTCTCGGCCGACCGGAGACGCATCGAGAAACGCGGGCGTCGCGAAAAAAAGCGGCCGGCGAATGTCGCCGGCCGCCCTTCGCGAATCAAGAAGAGAGCGTCACGCCTCCCAGGGGAGACCCTTCCGCCCGAAGTGGCCGTAGTTCGTGCTCTCCCGGAAGATCGGCGCCCGCAGCTTGAGCTTGCGGATGATCTCCGCCGGCCGGAAGTCGAAGTTCTTCCGCACGAACTCCTCGGCGGCGCGCGAGTCGCCCGTCCCGAACGTGTCCACCTTCACCGACATCGGCTTCGCGCGGCCGATCGCGTAGGCCACCTGCAGCTCGGCCCGCTTGGCGAGGCCGTGCAGCACGAGCTGGCGGGCGACGTAGCGGCAGAAGTAGGCCGCGCTGCGGTCCACCTTCGAGGGGTCCTTGCCGCTGAAGGCGCCGCCGCCGTGGTGCGCCGCGCCGCCGTAGGTGTCGACGATGATCTTGCGGCCGGTCACGCCGGCGTCCACGCCCGGGCCGCCCTTCTCGAAGCTGCCGGTCGGGTTGACGAGCACCTCGATCCCCGGGTGGTTCCAGCGCTTGAGCACCGTCGGGATCAGCTCGTCGTGCACGTAGGCGGCGATCTTCTTCTGGTGCTTCGTCACTTCGGGGGTGTGCGAGGTCGAGACGAGGACCGCCGTGACCTTCTCCGGCCGGCCGTCCACGTAGTTCACCGAGACCTGCGTCTTGCCGTCCGGACGGAGCCAGCCGACCTTCTCGGTCTTGCGGTCCTTGGCCAGCTGCCGCGCCAGCTTGTGGGCCAGCAGGATCGGCAGCGGCATCAGCTCCGGCGTCTCGTCGGTGGCGTAGCCGAACATGATCCCCTGGTCGCCGGCGCCCTGGTCTTCCTTCTTCCTGCGGTTCACGCCCTGCGCGATCTCCGGCGCCTGCCGCGTGAAGTGGATCGCCACGTTGAGCGTCGAGGCCGCGAACGGCTCCGCCGGATCGACGTAGCCGATCTCCTCGACGACCCGGCGCACGAGCGCCTCGCGGTCGAATTCCGCCCGGGTCGTGATCTCCCCCGCCATCATGACGAGGTTCCCCTTGCAGAGGACTTCGCAGGCGACGCGGCTGTCGCGGTCCTGCTCGAGGCATTCGTCGAGAACGCTGTCGGCGATGAGGTCGCAGACCTTGTCCGGGTGTCCTTCCGTGACCGATTCCGAGGTGAGGGTGTACCGTTCGCTTCTTGCCATCAGCCGCGTCTCCGCGCCGGGGCGCCCCCCGACGACACGAAAAAAGCCCGCCTCCGGCATCGGACTGGGCGGGCTCTCGCGGACACTTGATTGCCCTTTTTGTGAATCGCGGGCCGCATCCCCGACGGGCCGCTTGGCGGTCGCCGGGAGGCACCTTGGGTGTCCGCCCCAGGTTGCCGGACCGTCGGCTTCGGCCGCCGGTCACTCCCGATGCAAGGCAGAAAGTATAACGCCCGGCCAGCCGCTGCGCCGCAGTCGGCTCGCCGTACTTTCAGTGCGGTCTTGCAGTCGCTAGACGGAGGGGGCTCATGTTCGGTCCGCACGTTCTGGATCTCGACTGGACCGCCGAGGCGGCCCGGATCGAGGAATGGATTCGCCGCACCGTCTTCGAGCGGTTCCGCCGCCGCGGCGTCGTCGTCGCGATGTCCGGCGGGATCGACAGCTCGCTCTGCGCGGCGCTCGCCGCCCGCGCCCTCGGTCCGGACCGCGTGCTCGGGCTCTTCCTCCCCGAGCGCGACTCGTCGTCCGACTCGCTCCGCCTGGCGACGGAGCTCGCCGAGCGTCTCGGCGTGCCGCACGTCGTCGAGGAGATCGCGCCGACCCTCCGCGCGGCCGGCTGCTACGCGCGGCAGGACGAGGCGATCCGCGAGGTCTTCCCCGAGTACGGCCCGGGCTGGAAGTGCAAGCTGACTCTGCCGCCGCTGCTCGACTCCGACCGGCTCAACGTGACCCACCTCACCGTCGAGGCGCCGGACGGCCGGCGCGACACGCGCCGCCCCTCGGCCAAGGCGTACCTGCAGCTCGTCGCCGCCACCAACTACAAGCAGCGCACGCGGAAGATGACCGAGTACTACCACGCCGACCGGCTCAACTACGCCGTCGTCGGCACCCCGAACCGCCTCGAGTTCGACCAGGGGTTCTTCGTCAAGCTCGGCGACGGCGCGGCCGACATCAAGCCGATCGCCCATCTCTACAAGACGCAGGTCTACGCCCTCGCCGCGCGGGTCGGCGTGATCGAGGAGATCCTGCGGCGGCCGCCGACGACCGACACGTTCTCGCTCCCCCAGACGCAGGAGGAGTTCTACTTCGCGCTCCCCTACGACAAGATGGATCTCTGCCTCTACGCGGCGACCCACGGCGTCGCCGCGGCCGACGTCGGCCGGGCGCTCGACCTGACCGAGGAACAGGTCGAGCGGGTCTTCCGCGACGTGCGCGCCAAGCGGCGCGCCGCGGACTACCTGCGCTGCCCGCCGCTGACCGTCGAACCGATCGTCGCGGAGTAGCCGATGTGCGGCATCGCCGGAATCGTCGCGTTGGACGGACGCGCCGCGGGGCCGGAGCGCATCGAGCTCGAGCGGATGGCGGGGGCGCTGGCGCACCGCGGCCCCGACGAGTTCGGCCTCTACCGCGACCGCCGGGCCGGCCTCGCCCACGCGCGCCTCTCGATCATCGATCTCTCCACCGGCGCCCAGCCGCTCTCCAACGAGGACGGCTCGCTCTGGATCGCCTTCAACGGCGAGATCTTCAACTACCTCGAGCTGCGCCGCGCCCTCGCCGCGCGCGGCCACGCCTTCCGCACGCAAAGCGACACCGAGGTCATCGTCCACGCCTTCGAGGAGTGGGGCGCCGAGGCGTTCGCCCGCTTCAACGGCCAGTGGGCCGCCGCGCTCTGGAACGCCCGCTCGGGCGAGCTGACGCTGGCCCGCGACCGCCTCGGGGTGCGGCCGCTCCACCTGCTGCGCCGCGACGGGCGGCTCTACTTCGCCAGCGAGGCGAAGGCGATCTTCGCCGCCGACCGCGCGATTCCGCGGCGGATCGATCCGCGCGGCCTCGACGACGTCTTCACCTTCTGGTCCTGCCCCGCGCCGCGGACCTGCTTCGAAGGGGTCGAGGAACTGCCTCCGGGAACGTGGCGCTCGTTCGTCGGCGGCGCGGAGCGCGCGGGGACGACGTGGACGCCGCGGGCGCCCCGCTCCCCGGCGGAGGAGCGCCCGGGCACGCCGGAGGAAGCGGCCGCCGCGGTCCGCGCGGCGCTCGAGGAGGCGACGAGCCTGCGGATGCTGCGGGCCGACGTGCCGGTCGGCAGCTACCTCTCGGGCGGGCTCGACAGTTCGCTCGTCGCCGCGCTCGGCCTGCGGGCCAAGGGGGCGCGCTTCAAGACCTTCTCGCTCCGCTTCGCCGACGCCGAGTACGACGAGACGCCGCATCAGCGCCTGATGGCCGAGCGGCTGGGGAGCGAGCACGCGGAGGTCGTCGTCGAGCGGCGCGACATCGCCGCCGTCTTCCCGGACGTCGTGCGCTGCGCGGAGAAGCCGCTGCTGCGGACCGCGCCGGCGCCGATGTTCCTGCTCTCCGGGCTCGTGCGGCGGGATGGGATCAAGGTCGTGCTGACGGGGGAGGGCGCCGACGAGCTGTTCGCCGGCTACGACCTGTTCCGCGAGGCGAAGGTGCGCCGCTTCTGGGCGCGCCGTCCCGACT
Protein-coding regions in this window:
- the asnB gene encoding asparagine synthase (glutamine-hydrolyzing); amino-acid sequence: MCGIAGIVALDGRAAGPERIELERMAGALAHRGPDEFGLYRDRRAGLAHARLSIIDLSTGAQPLSNEDGSLWIAFNGEIFNYLELRRALAARGHAFRTQSDTEVIVHAFEEWGAEAFARFNGQWAAALWNARSGELTLARDRLGVRPLHLLRRDGRLYFASEAKAIFAADRAIPRRIDPRGLDDVFTFWSCPAPRTCFEGVEELPPGTWRSFVGGAERAGTTWTPRAPRSPAEERPGTPEEAAAAVRAALEEATSLRMLRADVPVGSYLSGGLDSSLVAALGLRAKGARFKTFSLRFADAEYDETPHQRLMAERLGSEHAEVVVERRDIAAVFPDVVRCAEKPLLRTAPAPMFLLSGLVRRDGIKVVLTGEGADELFAGYDLFREAKVRRFWARRPDSRLRPLLLEKLYPYLARSPVAQRAMARAFFGRGLDRWRCPGFGHAPRWSAAAALKKFFSADVKAALAGRDAAGEFLATLPAEFGDWSFLAQDQYIEIRTLLSPYLLSSQGDRMLMGHSVEGRFPFLDRDVVELALSLPDRFKLDGLEEKLVLKRAAEGLVPPEIIARRKQPYRAPDALAFAGADAPPWVSELLSPEAVRAAGLFDPALVERLWAKCRAGGDRQFSQADNMALVGVLSAQSLHLQLVREFPDPARPVRWAVVEERPA
- the metK gene encoding methionine adenosyltransferase; protein product: MARSERYTLTSESVTEGHPDKVCDLIADSVLDECLEQDRDSRVACEVLCKGNLVMMAGEITTRAEFDREALVRRVVEEIGYVDPAEPFAASTLNVAIHFTRQAPEIAQGVNRRKKEDQGAGDQGIMFGYATDETPELMPLPILLAHKLARQLAKDRKTEKVGWLRPDGKTQVSVNYVDGRPEKVTAVLVSTSHTPEVTKHQKKIAAYVHDELIPTVLKRWNHPGIEVLVNPTGSFEKGGPGVDAGVTGRKIIVDTYGGAAHHGGGAFSGKDPSKVDRSAAYFCRYVARQLVLHGLAKRAELQVAYAIGRAKPMSVKVDTFGTGDSRAAEEFVRKNFDFRPAEIIRKLKLRAPIFRESTNYGHFGRKGLPWEA
- the nadE gene encoding NAD(+) synthase, encoding MFGPHVLDLDWTAEAARIEEWIRRTVFERFRRRGVVVAMSGGIDSSLCAALAARALGPDRVLGLFLPERDSSSDSLRLATELAERLGVPHVVEEIAPTLRAAGCYARQDEAIREVFPEYGPGWKCKLTLPPLLDSDRLNVTHLTVEAPDGRRDTRRPSAKAYLQLVAATNYKQRTRKMTEYYHADRLNYAVVGTPNRLEFDQGFFVKLGDGAADIKPIAHLYKTQVYALAARVGVIEEILRRPPTTDTFSLPQTQEEFYFALPYDKMDLCLYAATHGVAAADVGRALDLTEEQVERVFRDVRAKRRAADYLRCPPLTVEPIVAE